A window of Selenomonas ruminantium subsp. lactilytica TAM6421 contains these coding sequences:
- the polA gene encoding DNA polymerase I, which produces MNQRFVILDGSSLMYRAFYALPDLTDSQGHHTNAIFGFSNMLTKLLSELKPDKLVIAFDKGRKTFRTERYADYKGTRDKTPEELLAQIPLLHEFAAAFGISFIEKERYEADDIIGTLATKAAGAGHDVLVVTGDKDALQLVRPNLKVLLTKKGITNIKEYDEAAFEEEYGFEPIKLIDYKGLMGDTSDNIPGVPNVGPKTAGKLLIAYGSLEGVYEHIDEVSGKKLKENLVNNQEQAVLSKELATIECNVPDMELAWDSYDITPDHEKMRAFCDAYELKAVWKNFTKLYGEGDDNPVLEFFMPEAVAADLHYTRLQGQDLQRELTAADSLAVSGIFAQEKPFARVKALLICTLPAQNMILVDADEDLALAKEICAQKDMTVYNLKAYYQAGFTPADRYFDVELAAYLLNPEASKYELERLAAEYLPQEVKPAAFADEYEEAAWQAHVLARLQPILNAKLGELQLDKLYREIELPLVEVLAAIEQNGIYINRDELDKKGRELESRLESLQADIHLLAGMEFNINSPKQLGEVLFERLELPPVKKTKTGYSTNAEVLEALRDKHPIVEQVLHFRTLSKLKSTYIDGLRDLIGKEGRIYTTFNQTVTATGRLSSSDPNLQNIPVRTEEGKAIRALFEPGDGYDCLLSADYSQIELRILAHASQDERFMDAFRQNQDIHARTASEVFNVPLDEVTSQQRSHAKAVNFGIVYGISDFGLAKDLHIAKKDAKQYIDNYFARYTGVKKFIDDTVEKAHADGYVTTIFGRRRDLPAINSRNFMQRSLAERMAMNTPIQGAAADIIKLAMIAVYHKLKEADVKSRILVQVHDELVLEVIDSEREQVEKILKEAMEQVTELSVPLLIDIHAGKNWAEAK; this is translated from the coding sequence TTGAACCAGCGTTTTGTGATTTTGGATGGCAGCAGCCTGATGTATCGTGCTTTTTACGCTCTGCCTGACTTGACGGATTCCCAGGGCCACCATACCAATGCCATCTTCGGCTTTTCCAATATGCTCACGAAGCTGTTGAGTGAGCTGAAGCCGGATAAACTGGTCATTGCCTTTGATAAGGGCAGAAAGACCTTCCGTACGGAACGGTATGCTGACTACAAGGGAACCCGGGACAAAACACCGGAAGAGCTCCTCGCCCAGATTCCGCTGCTGCATGAATTTGCAGCAGCTTTTGGTATCTCATTTATCGAAAAGGAACGCTATGAGGCGGATGATATCATCGGCACCTTGGCGACAAAGGCGGCAGGAGCAGGTCACGATGTTTTGGTGGTGACGGGGGATAAGGATGCCCTGCAGTTGGTGCGGCCTAATCTGAAAGTACTGCTGACCAAGAAAGGTATAACCAACATCAAGGAATATGATGAGGCTGCTTTTGAAGAAGAATACGGCTTTGAGCCTATCAAATTGATTGACTACAAAGGCTTGATGGGGGATACCTCGGATAATATTCCCGGCGTGCCCAATGTGGGGCCCAAGACTGCCGGGAAGCTCCTGATTGCCTATGGCTCCCTGGAAGGTGTCTATGAACATATTGACGAAGTCTCCGGCAAGAAGCTCAAGGAAAATCTGGTAAACAATCAAGAACAGGCGGTGCTTTCCAAAGAGCTGGCCACCATTGAATGCAATGTGCCGGATATGGAACTGGCATGGGACAGCTATGATATCACCCCGGACCACGAGAAGATGCGTGCTTTCTGTGATGCTTATGAGCTGAAGGCAGTCTGGAAGAACTTCACCAAACTCTATGGAGAAGGCGATGATAATCCCGTGCTGGAATTCTTTATGCCGGAGGCAGTTGCAGCAGACCTGCACTATACGCGGCTGCAGGGACAGGATCTGCAGAGGGAATTGACTGCAGCTGACAGTTTAGCTGTTAGTGGCATTTTTGCGCAGGAGAAGCCCTTTGCTCGCGTAAAGGCTTTGCTCATCTGCACCCTGCCTGCACAGAACATGATTTTGGTGGATGCTGACGAAGATTTGGCCTTGGCCAAAGAGATTTGTGCGCAAAAGGATATGACTGTCTATAACCTCAAGGCTTACTATCAGGCAGGCTTTACTCCGGCAGATCGCTATTTTGATGTGGAGCTGGCGGCTTATCTCTTGAATCCTGAGGCCAGCAAATACGAGCTGGAACGCCTGGCTGCGGAGTATCTGCCGCAGGAAGTCAAGCCTGCTGCTTTTGCCGACGAATATGAGGAAGCTGCCTGGCAGGCACATGTATTGGCAAGATTGCAGCCCATTCTGAACGCTAAGTTGGGCGAATTGCAGTTGGATAAGCTCTACCGGGAGATTGAACTGCCGCTGGTGGAAGTATTGGCTGCCATTGAGCAGAACGGCATCTATATCAACCGGGATGAGCTGGATAAAAAAGGCCGTGAGCTGGAAAGCCGGCTGGAATCTCTGCAGGCAGATATCCATTTGCTGGCCGGCATGGAATTCAATATCAACTCCCCCAAGCAGTTGGGAGAAGTCCTGTTCGAGCGTCTGGAACTGCCTCCGGTGAAAAAGACCAAGACCGGGTATTCCACCAATGCAGAAGTATTGGAAGCCTTGCGGGACAAACATCCGATTGTGGAACAGGTCCTGCATTTCCGCACTTTGAGCAAGCTCAAATCCACCTATATCGATGGCCTGCGTGACTTGATTGGTAAGGAAGGCCGTATCTATACCACCTTCAACCAGACCGTGACGGCTACGGGCAGACTCTCTAGTTCCGATCCGAATCTGCAGAATATCCCCGTGCGTACGGAGGAAGGTAAGGCCATCCGGGCGCTCTTTGAACCAGGTGATGGCTATGATTGCCTGTTATCGGCGGACTATTCCCAGATTGAACTGCGCATCCTGGCCCATGCGTCTCAGGATGAACGCTTCATGGATGCATTCCGGCAGAATCAGGATATCCATGCCCGCACGGCTTCAGAGGTCTTCAATGTGCCGCTGGATGAAGTGACGAGCCAGCAGCGCAGCCATGCCAAGGCGGTCAACTTCGGCATTGTCTATGGCATCAGCGACTTTGGCCTGGCCAAGGATCTGCATATTGCCAAAAAGGATGCCAAGCAGTACATTGACAATTACTTTGCCCGCTATACCGGCGTCAAGAAGTTCATCGACGATACGGTGGAAAAGGCCCATGCCGATGGCTATGTGACGACGATTTTTGGCCGTCGCCGGGATTTGCCCGCCATCAACAGCCGCAACTTTATGCAGCGATCCTTAGCGGAAAGAATGGCTATGAACACACCTATTCAGGGGGCGGCTGCGGATATCATCAAGTTGGCTATGATTGCCGTCTATCATAAGCTGAAAGAAGCCGATGTAAAGAGCCGTATTTTGGTACAGGTTCACGATGAATTGGTGCTGGAAGTCATTGACAGCGAGCGGGAACAGGTGGAAAAAATCCTCAAGGAAGCCATGGAACAGGTAACGGAGTTATCCGTTCCGTTGCTTATCGATATCCATGCAGGCAAGAATTGGGCGGAGGCGAAGTAA
- a CDS encoding ASCH domain-containing protein, producing the protein MMALNFQAAKHKKMLMERTKNCTVRLGDVSQLYPEGSIVWITTGVKGEPKHKLYPAYLDKVRVKTMGTLTSNDLGHQNPEINSQEELVADFEKIYKRRILMEDTVTVIYFTEVHEDL; encoded by the coding sequence ATGATGGCCTTGAACTTTCAAGCTGCCAAGCATAAGAAAATGCTGATGGAACGCACGAAAAACTGCACCGTGCGTTTAGGGGATGTAAGCCAGCTTTATCCCGAAGGTTCCATCGTCTGGATTACCACCGGGGTAAAAGGTGAGCCGAAACACAAACTCTATCCTGCATATCTGGATAAAGTAAGGGTAAAAACCATGGGCACCCTGACTTCCAATGATTTAGGTCATCAGAATCCGGAAATCAATTCTCAGGAAGAACTGGTAGCAGATTTCGAGAAAATCTACAAGCGCCGTATCCTGATGGAAGATACCGTGACCGTAATCTATTTTACGGAAGTTCACGAAGATTTATAA
- a CDS encoding bifunctional heptose 7-phosphate kinase/heptose 1-phosphate adenyltransferase, translated as MDGQRLREFLATKTEQCNVLVVGDIMLDKYYYGEVTRISGEAPVPITRVQSSSEKLGGSANIAYSLAVLGCKVSIAGFVGEDSHCESLVEKFQHYGIDASGLIYTNRPTTTKVRIMSGNQQMFRLDFEAKQAIDLQDMARYEQYIGDKLSESLDCVIISDHANGACTDASCSWIIEKCHNHGVPVVVDMSTSSWVNYRNADYVVANLKRINQQLLQPIENEDAAVEKACHYLMRKFHIKNIIATRSQKGMALVQENETVHIPTKAQELFDVLGATDAVTAVFGMALAGGLPVSLGAYLANLAASRVVARLGTYAVTREELESLLVQ; from the coding sequence ATGGACGGACAGCGCTTACGGGAATTTTTGGCCACCAAGACGGAACAATGCAATGTTTTGGTGGTGGGGGATATCATGCTGGATAAATATTATTACGGGGAAGTTACCCGTATATCTGGCGAGGCACCGGTACCAATCACCCGGGTACAGTCATCCTCAGAGAAATTAGGTGGCAGTGCCAATATCGCCTACAGTTTGGCTGTATTGGGCTGCAAGGTCAGTATAGCGGGCTTTGTGGGTGAGGATTCCCATTGTGAGAGCCTGGTGGAAAAATTCCAGCACTATGGCATCGATGCCAGCGGCCTGATCTACACCAACCGGCCCACCACCACCAAGGTGCGCATCATGAGCGGTAATCAGCAGATGTTCCGGCTGGATTTTGAGGCAAAGCAGGCCATTGATCTGCAGGATATGGCCCGCTATGAACAGTATATCGGCGACAAGCTCAGCGAAAGCCTGGATTGTGTGATTATCTCAGACCATGCCAATGGGGCCTGCACCGATGCTTCTTGCAGTTGGATCATCGAGAAGTGCCACAATCATGGCGTACCGGTAGTGGTGGATATGAGCACCTCATCCTGGGTAAATTACCGCAATGCGGATTATGTGGTTGCCAACCTCAAGCGTATCAATCAGCAGCTTTTGCAGCCCATTGAAAATGAGGACGCGGCCGTGGAAAAAGCCTGCCACTACCTGATGCGGAAATTCCATATCAAGAATATCATTGCTACCCGTTCACAGAAGGGCATGGCCCTCGTGCAGGAAAATGAAACCGTGCATATTCCCACGAAAGCCCAGGAACTCTTTGATGTCTTAGGTGCTACCGATGCGGTGACGGCCGTCTTCGGTATGGCGCTGGCAGGGGGGCTGCCGGTATCCCTGGGGGCATATCTGGCCAATCTGGCTGCCAGCCGGGTTGTGGCCCGTCTGGGTACTTATGCGGTTACCCGCGAAGAACTTGAGAGTCTGCTCGTTCAGTGA
- a CDS encoding L,D-transpeptidase encodes MLKNICAGLVGAALLTGGVSSYVAAEPTDHVPTFADMSVQIKEPTMEEKAAAVAAGQAAVAAQQPKAEPEESTAAQAAPAPAVENKQEKPAPAETEKKSLEKKISINLAARSLALFEGNKKIRLYPIGPGKASTPTPVGYYKIRSKDYNPTWTDPSTGRSIASGPDCPLGYRWMEIQGNYGIHGTNRPNSIGHYVSNGCIRMHEKDVEALFDMVKIGTPVEITYNRVVVEKLDDNTVVYYIYPDGYGWQNLSVEDVNKWLAGYGVANFVSNEDIEAKINASDGEPTYVAKVYPLYVNGEKMKNKAVEQDGVMYLPAIDLADAAHVNLGWDSTTQKLISTLGTAPGVDKKDVLYCKAEDAKTLFKLGGALDNNNYVMKFVPVEKQEPAKVDQDGKIDATQKIDHSADKSEVKNDAKAEVKTESKAEAKVGTKQSKDKKTK; translated from the coding sequence ATGCTCAAGAATATTTGTGCGGGTTTGGTCGGTGCGGCTTTACTGACCGGTGGTGTGAGTTCCTATGTGGCAGCAGAGCCAACAGATCACGTTCCTACCTTTGCGGACATGTCCGTCCAGATAAAGGAACCGACGATGGAGGAGAAGGCAGCTGCCGTAGCTGCCGGTCAGGCAGCGGTAGCCGCTCAGCAGCCGAAGGCAGAGCCTGAGGAAAGCACTGCTGCCCAGGCTGCGCCTGCACCTGCTGTCGAAAACAAGCAGGAGAAACCGGCTCCGGCAGAAACGGAAAAGAAGTCTCTGGAAAAGAAGATTTCCATCAATCTTGCCGCCCGCTCTTTGGCCCTGTTTGAAGGCAACAAAAAGATCCGCCTGTATCCCATTGGCCCGGGCAAGGCTTCCACGCCGACTCCGGTAGGCTATTACAAGATTCGTTCTAAGGACTATAATCCGACCTGGACGGATCCTTCTACGGGCAGAAGCATTGCCTCCGGCCCGGATTGCCCGCTGGGTTATCGTTGGATGGAGATTCAGGGCAATTACGGCATCCATGGTACCAATCGCCCCAATTCCATCGGCCATTATGTATCCAATGGCTGCATCCGCATGCATGAGAAGGATGTGGAAGCACTCTTCGATATGGTGAAAATCGGTACGCCGGTAGAAATCACTTACAACCGCGTTGTGGTTGAAAAGCTGGATGACAACACCGTTGTCTATTATATCTATCCGGATGGTTATGGCTGGCAGAATCTCAGCGTGGAAGATGTCAATAAGTGGCTGGCCGGCTATGGTGTAGCCAATTTCGTCAGCAATGAGGATATCGAAGCAAAGATCAATGCTTCCGATGGTGAGCCCACTTATGTAGCCAAGGTTTATCCGCTCTATGTCAATGGCGAGAAGATGAAGAACAAGGCCGTTGAGCAGGATGGCGTCATGTATTTGCCGGCAATCGATCTGGCTGATGCCGCCCATGTCAACTTAGGCTGGGATTCTACGACACAGAAGCTGATCAGCACCTTAGGCACGGCTCCCGGTGTGGACAAGAAGGATGTGCTTTACTGCAAGGCAGAAGATGCCAAGACGCTCTTCAAGCTTGGGGGCGCACTGGACAACAATAACTATGTCATGAAATTCGTACCGGTTGAAAAGCAGGAACCTGCCAAAGTTGACCAGGATGGAAAAATCGATGCCACGCAGAAAATCGATCATAGTGCCGATAAGTCTGAGGTAAAAAATGATGCTAAAGCTGAAGTAAAAACGGAAAGCAAGGCAGAGGCCAAAGTCGGGACGAAACAGTCTAAGGACAAAAAGACCAAGTAA
- the coaE gene encoding dephospho-CoA kinase (Dephospho-CoA kinase (CoaE) performs the final step in coenzyme A biosynthesis.) — MARIIGLTGGIASGKSTMAKFFREKGAAVLNVDVIAHHLSKPRRVLYKIYVQHFGEGILQPDGTLDRRAIGRKVFADENERQWLNDHTHPILAHVMRQQIECMQRKNFPVIILDVPLLFEAGWDKMTEENCLVFVDEATQLERLMRRNGYTEAEAKGRIAAQMPLAEKKQRADSFIDNNGSLEESFAQAEKLWKEWTHAGIS, encoded by the coding sequence ATGGCAAGGATTATCGGTCTTACCGGCGGTATCGCCAGTGGCAAAAGCACCATGGCCAAATTCTTCCGGGAAAAAGGCGCGGCGGTCCTCAATGTGGATGTCATTGCCCATCATCTGTCCAAGCCCCGACGGGTACTCTATAAGATCTATGTGCAGCATTTTGGTGAGGGTATCCTCCAGCCCGATGGCACCCTTGACCGCCGGGCTATCGGACGGAAGGTCTTTGCCGATGAGAATGAGCGCCAGTGGCTCAATGACCATACCCATCCGATACTGGCCCATGTGATGCGGCAGCAGATCGAGTGTATGCAGCGAAAAAATTTTCCGGTCATTATCCTCGATGTGCCATTGCTCTTTGAAGCCGGATGGGATAAAATGACAGAGGAGAATTGTTTGGTGTTTGTGGATGAAGCCACCCAGCTGGAACGCCTGATGCGGCGCAATGGTTATACAGAGGCCGAGGCAAAGGGGCGCATTGCAGCCCAGATGCCGCTGGCAGAGAAAAAACAGCGGGCGGACAGTTTCATCGACAACAATGGCAGCCTGGAGGAAAGTTTTGCCCAGGCAGAAAAACTTTGGAAGGAGTGGACCCATGCAGGGATTTCGTGA
- a CDS encoding HAD family hydrolase, whose product MKNYQLYLFDFDYTLADSSAGIVKCFQTTLEKSGLPAVEKDTICRTVGLPMREAVMRITQNRDEAACDAFIAAYKKEADRYMTPMTHFYPQTIPLLTELKARGAKVGIISSKTRSRIAEKFVQDGYAHLIDHIIGSDDVKTLKPSPEGILAALQHFGLEHDKILYTGDNLVDAQAAQNAKVDFAAVTTGTTPAADFAAYPHIAILFDIGQLINL is encoded by the coding sequence ATGAAAAACTATCAATTATATCTTTTTGACTTTGACTATACACTTGCTGATTCTTCGGCGGGTATTGTAAAATGCTTTCAGACTACTCTGGAAAAGTCAGGCTTACCTGCCGTAGAAAAGGACACTATCTGCCGCACGGTTGGCCTGCCCATGCGCGAGGCTGTTATGCGCATTACGCAAAACCGGGATGAAGCTGCCTGTGATGCCTTTATCGCTGCCTATAAAAAAGAGGCTGACCGCTATATGACACCAATGACGCATTTTTATCCGCAAACCATCCCCTTGCTTACCGAGTTGAAGGCCCGTGGCGCCAAAGTTGGTATTATATCCAGCAAGACGCGCAGCCGCATTGCCGAGAAATTTGTGCAGGATGGCTATGCGCATCTTATTGACCATATTATCGGCAGTGATGACGTAAAAACACTCAAACCCAGCCCTGAAGGCATCCTTGCAGCCCTGCAGCACTTTGGCCTTGAGCATGACAAGATTCTTTATACCGGGGATAATCTTGTTGACGCCCAGGCTGCGCAAAACGCCAAAGTGGATTTTGCCGCTGTGACAACTGGCACTACCCCTGCTGCTGATTTTGCTGCTTACCCGCATATCGCTATACTGTTTGATATTGGACAGCTTATCAATTTATAA
- a CDS encoding insulinase family protein: MKVNDHIHGFNVINRSESKETNSVAWTFEHEKSGARLFFLQNDDDNKVFSISFRTPPFDDTGVAHIVEHSTLCGSRKYPLKEPFVELVKGSLNTFLNAMTYPDKTMYPVASRNDKDFQNLMDVYLDAVFYPNMLENPQILMQEGWHYEIDDAQAPLTYSGVVYNEMKGALSAPDDLLESRVMAALYPDNTYGYESGGDPEAIPQLTYEMFKNFHQRYYHPANSYIYLYGDMDIEEKLAYLNKEYLSHFDRITLDSHIEKQQAFTGLKRQDLHYPASPDEDTAEKSFLSLSWVVGESLNLTDMMGLEILEHALLRTPAAPLRKALIDAQLGKDVDSSFEEDILQPFFSIIISNSEADRADKFYNIVRETLQKLAEEGIDRTLLEASINLLEFRLRESDFGSAPKGLIYGIRIMKTWLYDGEPEKVLAYEPIIKAMKDGLQNGYFEDLIRRYFLNNTHAALLTMSPDKKMAAEREQKQADMLAERKKSMSAAEIEQLIEENKALKKRQQSEDSEEALKTIPLLKLSDIRRKAYELPLEEKDLAGTKVLFSDIETNGIVYLSLLFDAQVVPQEDIAYAFLLSELIGNVDTEQSTYAELANRKNLHTGGITYDMVTYTRNNEPDSNTPKFKIKAKVLREKLPQLLELLQEILMTSKFSDEKRIRELLEQEQATIELNLQRSAHQVVSARLAGYLTPAGRYADEGGLPFYPFIKELLAGFPANLPAIAAKLSELAQKIFNQHNLIVSVTDGAPYYDGFAAEFDKFQQELGQEIYPAQEYHWDLQALNEGLTSSSRVQYVGKGANFLKLGHKFTGTMHVLETILRYDYFWTKIRVQGGAYGAFTSFNRNGMMYFGSYRDPNLTETLDVFNGTADYLRNFAASEREMDKYIIGTMSNIDTPLTPQMKGSAAATCWLRGITEADRQKSRDEILDTRQADVQKLSQLVEDCMKKNVLCVFGGQEKINAHKEVFGEVRPAL; encoded by the coding sequence GTGAAGGTTAATGACCATATTCATGGATTTAATGTAATAAATCGCAGTGAAAGCAAGGAGACCAACTCCGTTGCCTGGACTTTCGAACATGAAAAGAGCGGTGCCCGCCTCTTTTTCCTGCAGAACGATGACGATAACAAGGTGTTTTCCATCAGCTTCCGCACGCCGCCCTTTGACGATACCGGTGTCGCCCATATCGTGGAGCATTCCACCCTTTGCGGCAGCCGCAAATATCCTCTGAAGGAGCCCTTTGTGGAGCTTGTGAAGGGTTCCCTGAATACCTTCCTCAATGCTATGACCTATCCGGACAAGACCATGTACCCGGTGGCCAGCCGCAATGACAAGGACTTCCAAAACCTGATGGATGTTTATCTCGATGCGGTATTCTATCCCAACATGCTGGAAAATCCCCAGATCCTGATGCAGGAGGGCTGGCATTATGAGATTGATGATGCCCAGGCACCGCTGACCTATAGTGGAGTTGTCTATAATGAAATGAAGGGCGCACTCTCGGCCCCCGATGATCTGCTGGAAAGCAGGGTGATGGCGGCCCTTTATCCGGACAATACATATGGCTATGAATCCGGCGGCGATCCGGAAGCCATTCCGCAGCTGACCTATGAGATGTTCAAGAACTTCCATCAGCGCTACTATCATCCGGCCAACAGCTATATCTATCTCTATGGCGATATGGATATCGAGGAAAAACTGGCTTATCTGAATAAGGAATATCTGTCCCATTTTGACCGCATCACTCTCGATTCCCATATCGAAAAGCAGCAGGCTTTTACTGGCCTGAAGCGGCAGGATCTCCATTATCCGGCCAGCCCCGATGAGGACACGGCAGAAAAGTCCTTCCTGTCCCTGAGCTGGGTGGTGGGCGAGTCCCTGAACCTTACGGATATGATGGGGCTCGAAATCCTCGAGCATGCCCTGCTGCGGACGCCGGCAGCTCCCCTGCGCAAGGCGCTGATTGATGCTCAGCTGGGCAAGGATGTGGATTCTTCCTTTGAAGAGGATATCCTGCAGCCCTTCTTCAGCATCATCATCAGCAATTCCGAAGCAGATAGGGCGGACAAATTCTACAACATTGTTCGTGAAACCTTGCAAAAGCTGGCAGAGGAAGGCATTGACCGCACCCTGCTGGAAGCATCCATCAACCTGCTGGAATTCCGCCTGCGGGAATCCGACTTCGGCTCGGCCCCCAAGGGACTGATCTATGGCATCCGCATCATGAAGACCTGGCTTTATGACGGAGAACCGGAGAAAGTTCTGGCCTATGAACCCATCATCAAAGCCATGAAGGATGGCCTGCAGAATGGTTACTTCGAAGACCTTATCCGCCGCTATTTCCTGAACAATACCCATGCAGCCCTGCTGACCATGTCACCGGACAAAAAGATGGCGGCAGAACGTGAGCAGAAACAGGCTGATATGCTGGCCGAGCGCAAAAAATCCATGAGCGCCGCTGAAATCGAACAGCTGATTGAGGAAAACAAAGCGTTGAAGAAGCGTCAGCAGAGCGAGGATTCGGAAGAAGCCCTGAAGACCATCCCGCTGCTGAAACTCAGCGATATCCGCCGCAAGGCCTATGAACTTCCTTTGGAAGAAAAGGATCTGGCCGGTACCAAGGTGCTGTTCAGCGATATTGAGACCAATGGCATCGTTTATCTGAGCCTGCTCTTTGATGCCCAGGTAGTGCCCCAGGAAGATATTGCCTATGCCTTCCTGCTGAGTGAGCTTATCGGCAATGTGGATACGGAACAGAGCACTTATGCGGAACTTGCCAACCGCAAGAACCTCCATACCGGCGGCATTACCTATGATATGGTGACCTATACGCGCAATAACGAGCCGGATTCCAATACGCCGAAATTCAAGATCAAGGCCAAGGTCCTGCGGGAAAAACTGCCGCAGTTACTGGAACTTCTGCAGGAAATCCTCATGACCAGCAAATTCAGCGATGAAAAGCGCATCCGGGAGCTGCTGGAACAGGAACAGGCAACCATTGAGCTTAATCTGCAGCGCAGTGCCCATCAGGTGGTCAGCGCCCGCTTGGCAGGCTATCTGACACCAGCCGGCCGCTATGCCGATGAAGGCGGTCTGCCTTTCTATCCCTTTATCAAGGAATTACTGGCGGGTTTCCCGGCCAATTTGCCCGCTATTGCCGCTAAACTCAGCGAGTTGGCACAGAAGATCTTCAATCAGCATAACCTGATTGTCAGCGTTACGGATGGCGCTCCATATTACGATGGCTTTGCGGCTGAGTTCGACAAGTTCCAGCAGGAACTGGGCCAGGAAATCTATCCTGCACAGGAATACCATTGGGATCTGCAGGCGCTTAACGAGGGCCTCACTTCTTCCAGCCGCGTGCAGTATGTGGGCAAGGGCGCAAACTTCCTGAAACTGGGCCATAAGTTCACGGGCACCATGCATGTGCTGGAAACCATCCTGCGCTATGACTACTTTTGGACGAAAATCCGTGTCCAGGGTGGGGCCTATGGAGCCTTCACGAGCTTCAACCGCAACGGCATGATGTATTTCGGCTCCTACCGCGATCCGAATCTCACGGAAACCCTGGATGTCTTCAACGGCACGGCAGATTATCTCCGGAATTTTGCCGCCTCCGAACGGGAGATGGACAAGTATATCATCGGCACCATGAGCAATATCGACACGCCGCTGACACCGCAGATGAAAGGCAGTGCCGCTGCCACCTGCTGGCTCCGGGGTATTACCGAAGCCGACCGGCAGAAATCCCGGGATGAAATCCTCGACACCCGTCAGGCCGATGTGCAGAAACTCTCTCAGCTGGTAGAAGACTGCATGAAGAAAAATGTCCTTTGCGTCTTCGGTGGCCAGGAAAAGATCAATGCGCATAAAGAAGTGTTTGGCGAAGTGCGGCCGGCACTGTAA
- the mutM gene encoding bifunctional DNA-formamidopyrimidine glycosylase/DNA-(apurinic or apyrimidinic site) lyase: MPEMPEVEIIRRYLDTQVAGKKIMDLDIRLPRMIKWPDTEGFRALVTGRTIKKMARRGKYLLMELDNDNEVVFHLRMTGRLVYEPTGNTADSHARVIFQLENGGALVYGDTRTLGTIHGLKPQELIMLKGLAEMGPEPLSVEFTPAYLEQAASQRKTAIKSFLLNQKYIGGIGNIYADEALFLAGIHPLRPAKSLSAEECRRLWESVNQVIAAGIEDGGTTFRDYQNGEGGKGSHQEHLYVYGRKGEPCRNCHTAIERITVGGRGTHFCPHCQEGC, translated from the coding sequence ATGCCAGAAATGCCGGAAGTTGAAATCATCCGCCGCTACCTGGATACGCAGGTGGCAGGGAAAAAAATCATGGATCTGGACATCCGCCTGCCCCGCATGATCAAATGGCCAGATACCGAAGGATTCCGCGCCCTGGTCACGGGCCGGACCATCAAAAAGATGGCCCGCCGCGGCAAGTATCTCCTGATGGAGCTGGATAACGATAACGAAGTCGTCTTTCATCTGCGCATGACCGGACGGCTGGTTTACGAGCCTACGGGAAATACTGCTGACAGCCATGCCAGAGTTATCTTTCAGCTGGAGAACGGAGGCGCGCTTGTCTATGGGGATACCCGCACCTTAGGCACCATCCATGGGCTCAAACCGCAGGAGCTGATTATGCTGAAAGGCTTGGCCGAGATGGGGCCGGAGCCATTGTCAGTGGAGTTTACGCCGGCGTATCTGGAGCAAGCGGCCAGTCAGCGGAAAACAGCCATCAAGTCCTTTCTGCTCAATCAGAAATACATTGGCGGTATTGGCAATATCTATGCGGATGAAGCCTTGTTTTTGGCCGGCATTCATCCTTTGCGGCCGGCTAAATCTCTGTCAGCAGAGGAATGCAGACGGCTATGGGAAAGTGTCAATCAGGTGATTGCCGCCGGCATCGAAGATGGCGGCACCACCTTCCGCGATTATCAGAATGGGGAAGGCGGCAAGGGCAGCCATCAGGAACACCTCTATGTCTATGGACGCAAAGGGGAACCCTGCCGCAATTGCCATACAGCCATTGAACGCATTACCGTTGGCGGCAGAGGCACCCACTTTTGTCCCCATTGTCAGGAGGGATGCTAA